In Zingiber officinale cultivar Zhangliang chromosome 3B, Zo_v1.1, whole genome shotgun sequence, a single window of DNA contains:
- the LOC122055153 gene encoding protein FAR1-RELATED SEQUENCE 5-like, with protein sequence MDGESTSCRRLNFEGNEDSWEGDFDIINEGLNIETDLDIPQLGLEFETEEDAYQFYLTYAKKVGFGIRRGKTHMDKSGKLLDRVFFCCAQGKRGKDKRDLYIKVSRDETRFGCEAKMKISIRKKTKFTVVQFVKEHNHYLSSPNKTHLYRSHRNISSSAAIQIDMASDVGIPPKASHDLMVRQVGGRENLGFIPEDYKNYLRSKRTINMRVGDTGGVLEYLQKMQFDDPNFFYAIQVDEDDLITNIFWSDAKMRADYVNFGDVVCFDTTYRKNNEGRPIALFVGVNHHKQSILFGAALLYDETSLTFEWLFDTLTRAMGEKKPTTILTDQDAAMTKALASRWPETHHRLCIWHIYQNAVIHLSQEDFISAWNMMLAKCALEDNDWLRRMYNIKEK encoded by the exons ATGGATGGTGAATCTACTAGTTGTCGTCGTTTGAATTTTGAAGGAAATGAAGATAGTTGGGAAGGTGACTTTGATATTATTAATGAAG GGTTGAACATTGAAACAGATTTGGATATACCACAACTGGGGCTAGAATTTGAAACAGAAGAAGatgcatatcaattttatttgacATATGCTAAAAAGGTTGGATTTGGCATAAGGAGAGGTAAAACCCATATGGATAAATCGGGCAAATTACTTGATAGGGTTTTTTTTTGTTGTGCCCAaggtaaaagaggaaaagacaaaCGAGATCTTTATATCAAAGTAAGTCGTGATGAAACAAGGTTTGGTTGTGAGGCTAAAATGAAGATTAGCATTCGGAAAAAAACCAAGTTTACTGTGGTGCAAtttgttaaagagcataatcattatctcTCAAGTCCAAATAAAACACACCTCTATAGAAGTCATAGAAATATATCTTCTTCTGCAGCGATACAGATTGATATGGCAAGTGATGTGGGAATCCCCCCAaaagcatctcatgatcttatggtgaGACAAGTAGGTGGGAGGGAGAATCTAGGATTTATTCCAGAGGATTACAAAAACTACTTGCGATCCAAAAGAACAATAAACATGAGAGTTGGGGATACAGGGGGTGTATTGGAGTATTTGCAGAAAATGCAGTTTGATGATCCgaattttttttatgctattcaagttgatgaagatgatttgattactaatattttttggtCTGATGCTAAGATGAGAGCTGATTATGTTAATTTTGGAGATGTTGTTTGCTTTGACACCACCTACAGAAAGAACAATGAAGGTCGACCAATTGCGTTGTTTGTAGGTGTTAATCATCATAAACAATCCATACTTTTTGGTGcagctttattatatgatgaaaccAGTTTAACTTTTGAGTGGTTGTTTGATACATTAACTAGAGCTATGGGTGAGAAAAAGCCAACTACTATTCTTACAGATCAAGATGCAGCAATGACAAAAGCATTAGCTTCCAGATGGCCTGAAACACATCATCGTTTGTGCATTTGGCACATTTATCAAAATGCCGTCATACATTTGAGTCAA gaagattttatttcagcATGGAACATGATGTTAGCAAAGTGTGCACTTGAAGATAATGATTGGTTGAGGCGCATGTACAACATCAAGGAAAAATGA